One region of Dysidea avara chromosome 1, odDysAvar1.4, whole genome shotgun sequence genomic DNA includes:
- the LOC136264547 gene encoding uncharacterized protein, translating into MPYLVMPRSSMLVLIGNNVILQLLIVVTGLTLYNGEVISRRPPCIHDKIVERHPHMVDLASQTGRKINKKQSSVDYSKIRIHVEYTNVDSNADSYVRGPNSVLSDSIKTLESILMVHPVQGNLLIPPMCDDTWSSGSNGGKCIAPLPSQSYYECGEFGTIPLSYIGTREVCTSSSGSCTSEGPNGSGLPNADYLLFVSATSSINCDEGTLAYASHCMIDVSGNNRPVAGYINLCPLSLEDYRGATRAIKDLFTHEMIHALGFSSGLFDKFVDENGNNYDTTKTINGPYGEATIFTGPKTTNVTRSYYSCEDIEGVYLENEGGSGTLNSHWEKRTLNHELMNGYISDDYEVLSEFTVALLEDSGWYKANYTALRELNQVPLTWGKGLGCSFLTQQCLDNKIYPYLCDPINSQLVCTHDHLTKGNCSTRWNGFDHCPVAIAYNVKDYCRAEGIITSGTVESFTSSSICVDAVRLVSSYTCGTYIRKPVWPLCVAQNSYSMNDSKQYALNINGQLYGCQDGHAVITGDNWVMLCPPTDEVVSRSPLVYNKLPTLTTTAEFASSTLEAFDNVLPVSDSSQNKSLVSFGGINFHNGITALLHINSFTNDTIPICELFGCTTCDGPLLVDSYTVVSGSVMYLVASGSVVVSAEFTNILTQAKHYSLMLMLNPQASHSFVYYAVSTLSNDGSFFRVTALTNNVEVRIAPSRNVTINRFKISYGEEYSTTLDIGESVMVTSSEDLTGSRVTANKAISFYSGHYCATGSTDNCSVLIEQIPPFNSWGNSFILHTNVSGLIGNMFKLISSDIDASVSINCTDDGINYESNNYHLGFRQHLVLSITHHHCIVNSDENILIIQFKDTSQSPLDTFMTIIPAVDQFEDHYVFSANNSRVALTVMGTNPNILLDGHLISVQWTMINFEEPHYYSVLILSGGRHTLTFSGDGKFGVIVYGSSGTNTYAFPAGMKLDLAADLPSQVPSPVQDAVLILVDGMINVTWTPPVVPNGIIYQYIVQRVNSSGKFYHHIPANQQTISLPYFNVALVFVAAVNLYGQSVFEHVNSQVPCQPLPCINGGSCSTDGQSFHCSCSELFAGLYCEKARKLYPFGRVHDDHSLPLTDDGSSLEIYLSHDFMFYGDATRNAYVNANGIVSFVYPFDDSVIHPLPLTGNNNKIIAPYWADVDTRGTGNIYYRQTTDPGFLNTVTEQIRTAFPNSQVVSVDNILIATWDRVGYYPERTDKVNTFQCVLASSGTKSFVIFLYEDLQWGGGKAVAGINAGDGTNFITIPGSLSQNILSITETSNVGDPGVWIFEVDTGLPPSVAPGNFRVISTTSTTIKFSWNTLNAAEANGVVLWYIITCNETDYNFVQFHAKIDGTATQGTVTGLTPHTTYTCTIYAVSGSDGPVSDPITVTTDYEAPNPPVILSITTIDSQSVHVTWIAPTQPNGVLISYTISYHTESDHNSYPTIDIPYNGRTTQSYDITGLAPYQLVTVTITATNDGKSTSGNSNEVTGRTNETAPGVVLFDVIESTSTEVVVMWSPPLQPNGIITAYEVMYQTYEDDNSIFDAKLKDIIRSYAIHNLIPGTPYQVRVVAFTSVGMGVLGDYVVFFSEELTPTKPPDNVQANWLNSTTVKVAWTPLTLVEAQGFPQYRIVLTPFSTYDQRRQIEVNVVYTDKRSVVFPHLDNNTEYHVVVGVKTNGSSSYTDSQPIDVSLITSNKTVSGKHTTNTAALVGGVVGGVIAKIILISVIILVVRHYRLRRKKSLSSNVHEVAPLMLDDDEDYYDNDDQQLHMQDVCDIMEPATTSNHDKVSTMVELET; encoded by the exons CTCTTGATCGTTGTTACTGGACTTACTCTATATAATGGAGAGGTAATCAGTCGGAGACCACCATGTATTCACGACAAG ATAGTAGAGAGACACCCACACATGGTGGATCTTGCTAGTCAGACAGGGAGAAAGATAAATAAAAAACAATCTTCAGTGGACTATTCCAAGATCAGGATACATGTGGAATATACCAATGTAGACTCTAATGCTGACTCATATGTACGAGGGCCTAACAGTGTATTATCTGACAGTATTAAGACTCTTGAGAGTATTCTAATGGTCCACCCAGTACAGGGTAATCTACTCATACCCCCAATGTGTGATGATACCTGGTCCTCTGGCTCCAATGGAGGAAAGTGTATAGCTCCCTTACCATCTCAGAGTTACTATGAATGTGGGGAGTTTGGTACCATTCCACTATCATACATTGGTACCAGAGAAGTCTGTACCTCTTCTAGTGGATCATGTACCTCAGAAGGTCCCAATGGCTCAGGACTACCCAATGCTGACTATTTACTCTTTGTGTCAGCTACTTCTTCAA TTAATTGTGATGAGGGAACCTTAGCCTATGCTTCACACTGTATGATAGATGTTAGTGGTAATAACAGACCAGTGGCTGGATACATCAACCTCTGTCCATTG TCTCTTGAAGATTACAGAGGCGCAACCAGAGCCATTAAAGACCTCTTCACGCATGAAATGATCCATGCATTGGGATTTTCATCTGGTCTGTTTGATAA GTTTGTTGATGAAAATGGAAACAATTATGATACAACAAAGACCATCAATGGACCTTATGGAGAAGCCACCATTTTCACAGGGCCTAAG ACAACAAATGTTACAAGATCATATTATTCATGTGAAGACATTGAAGGTGTTTATCTAGAAAATGAGGGAGGCTCAGGAACCTTAAA TTCCCATTGGGAGAAGCGGACACTCAACCATGAACTGATGAATGGATACATATCAGA TGATTATGAAGTGTTGAGTGAGTTCACTGTAGCCTTGTTAGAAGACAGTGGATGGTACAAGGCTAACTATACTGCATTACGTGAACTGAACCAGGTCCCTTTGACATGGGGAAAAG GACTTGGATGTTCATTTTTGACTCAACAATGTTTAGACAACAAAATATATCCTTATTTATGTGATCCAATCAATAGTCAACTAGTATGTACCCATGATCATTTGACAAAG GGTAACTGCTCCACACGGTGGAATGGATTTGATCATTGTCCTGTGGCTATTGCTTATAATGTTAAAGATTACTGTCGAGCTGAAGGAATTATT ACATCAGGAACAGTGGAAAGTTTTACCAGTAGCTCAATTTGTGTTGATGCAGTGAGATTAGTCTCTTCTTATACTTGCGGTACCTACATCAGAAAACCAGTGTGGCCACTTTgtgtggcacaaaattcatacTCAATGAATGATAGCAAACAGTATGCTCTCAACATAAATG GGCAGCTATATGGATGTCAAGATGGACATGCTGTTATAACTGGTGATAACTGGGTAATGTTATGTCCTCCCACTGATGAGGTAGTATCACGATCTCCATTAGTTTATAATAAGTTACCTACACTAACAACTACTGCAGAATTTG CCTCCAGTACTCTAGAAGCATTTGACAACGTTTTACCTG TTTCAGATTCATCACAAAATAAAAGTCTGGTATCATTTGGAGGAATCAATTTCCATAATGGAATAACTGCTCTGTTACATATCAACTCTTTTACTAATGACACTATTCCAATCTGTGAACTATTTGGATGTACAACTTGTGATGGTCCCCTACTGGTAGACTCTTATACAGTAGTCAGTGGTAGTGTAATGTACTTAGTAGCTAGTGGATCAGTAGTGGTCAGTGCAGAGTTTACCAATATACTAACACAAGCTAAACATTATAGTCTTATGTTGATGTTAAATCCACAAGCCAGTCACTCTTTTGTGTATTATGCAGTATCTACACTGTCTAATGATGGTAGTTTCTTCAGAGTTACTGCTTTAACTAACAATGTGGAGGTTAGGATAGCTCCTAGTAGAAATGTAACTATTAATAGGTTTAaaatttcctatggagaagagTACAGTACTACACTAGATATTGGAGAGTCAGTGATGGTAACCAGTAGTGAAGATCTTACTGGTTCTAGAGTAACTGCTAATAAAGCAATATCATTTTATTCTGGTCACTATTGTGCTACAGGTAGTACTGACAATTGTTCAGTTCTCATTGAGCAAATTCCTCCATTCAATTCATGGGGGAACAGTTTCATATTACACACCAATGTCAGTGGGTTGATAGGAAACATGTTCAAGTTGATATCATCTGATATTGATGCTAGTGTGTCAATTAACTGTACTGATGATGGAATCAACTATGAGAGTAACAACTACCATCTTGGCTTTAGACAACACCTTGTTTTATCCATTACTCATCATCACTGCATAGTTAACTCTGATGAGAATATTCTGATCATACAATTCAAAGATACCAGTCAGTCACCGTTAGACACCTTTATGACTATCATACCAGCAGTTGACCAGTTTGAAGATCACTATGTCTTCAGTGCAAATAACAGTCGTGTTGCATTAACTGTTATGGGAACTAATCCTAATATCCTGCTTGATGGTCATCTTATAAGTGTACAATGGACAATGATTAATTTTGAAGAACCACATTATTATAGTGTATTGATACTTTCTGGGGGTAGACATACACTAACCTTCTCAGGAGATGGTAAATTTGGAGTTATTGTGTATGGATCTAGTGGGACCAATACATATGCATTTCCAGCTGGAATGAAACTTGATCTAGCTgctgacctaccatcacaag TTCCTTCACCAGTTCAAGATGCAGTTCTAATACTAGTTGATGGAATGATCAATGTCACATGGACACCTCCTGTTGTTCCTAATGGAATCATTTACCAGTACATTGTACAGAGAGTCAACTCTAGTGGGAAATTTTATCATCACATTCCAGCTAACCAACAGACAATATCACTACCCTACTTCAATGTTGCTCTTGTGTTTGTAGCTGCTGTTAACCTGTATGGTCAAAGTGTCTTTGAACATGTCAACTCTCAAG TTCCATGCCAGCCACTTCCTTGTATTAATGGTGGATCTTGCTCTACTGATGGACAATCATTTCACTGCAGCTGTAGTGAACTGTTTGCTGGTTTGTACTGTGAGAAAGCTCGGAAG CTTTATCCATTTGGGAGAGTTCATGATGATCACTCACTACCATTAACTGATGATGGGAGCTCACTAGAGATCTACTTATCTCATGACTTTATGTTCTATGGAGATGCCACAAGGAATGcatat GTGAATGCCAATGGAATTGTTAGCTTTGTTTATCCGTTTGATGACTCTGTTATACATCCATTACCACTGACTGGAAATAATAATAAGATCATTGCACCATACTGGGCCGATGTTGACACTAGAGGAACAGGAAATATTTACTATCGTCAGACCACTGATCCTGGTTTCCTTAATACAGTAACTGAACAAATAAGAACAGCTTTTCCTAATTCTCAAGTTGTATCAGTTGACAATATATTAATTGCAACATGGGATAGAGTTGGTTACTATCCTGAAAGAACTGATAAG GTCAACACATTTCAGTGTGTACTAGCAAGTAGTGGAACTAAATCTTTTGTGATTTTCCTGTATGAGGACTTACAGTGGGGTGGTGGTAAAGCTGTGGCTGGAATTAATGCTGGTGATGGTACTAATTTCATCACCATTCCTGGATCACTATCTCAAAATATCCTCAGTATCACTGAGACCAGTAATGTGGGTGATCCTGGAGTGTGGATATTTGAAGTTGATACAG GACTACCTCCAAGTGTAGCTCCTGGAAATTTCAGAGTTATATCTACTACATCGACAACCATTAAATTCAGTTGGAATACTTTGAATGCTGCAGAAGCTAATGGAGTAGTGTTATGGTATATCATCACTTGTAATGAAACAGACTATAACTTTGTG CAATTTCATGCTAAAATTGATGGTACTGCTACACAAGGAACAGTTACTGGACTAACTCCACACACCACATACACTTGTACAATATATGCTGTTAGTGGATCTGATGGACCAGTAAGTGATCCCATCACTGTAACAACTGATTATGAAG CTCCTAATCCTCCAGTGATACTATCAATCACTACAATTGATAGTCAGTCAGTTCATGTAACCTGGATAGCACCAACACAACCTAATGGAGTATTGATCAGTTATACTATATCATATCATACTGAATCAGATCATAATAGTTATCCAACAATTGATATTCCTTATAATGGCAGAACA ACACAATCTTATGATATTACTGGACTGGCTCCATATCAGTTAGTCACAGTGACCATCACTGCAACTAATGATGGAAAAAGTACAAGTGGGAACAGTAATGAAGTGACTGGCAGAACAAAtgaaacag CACCTGGCGTGGTACTATTTGATGTTATTGAATCAACTAGCACTGAAGTAGTTGTGATGTGGAGTCCTCCTCTACAACCTAATGGAATTATCACAGCATATGAAGTGATGTATCAAACATATGAGGATGACAATAGCATATTTGATGCTAAGCTAAAGGACATTATTAGGAGTTATGCTATTCATAATTTAA TACCAGGCACTCCTTATCAAGTGAGAGTAGTGGCATTCACTAGTGTTGGTATGGGAGTATTGGGTGATTATGTTGTATTCTTCAGTGAAGAACTAACACCAACTAAACCACCAGATAATGTACAAGCTAACTGGTTGAACTCTACAACAGTGAAAGTAGCTTGGACTCCATTAACTCTTGTTGAAGCTCAAGGATTTCCACAATATAGGATAGTTCTCACTCCATTTTCTACCTATGATCAAAGAAGACAGATTGAAGTCAATGTTGTGTACACTGATAAACGTTCTGTAGTCTTCCCTCACTTGGATAATAATACTGAATATCATGTGGtagtaggtgtgaaaactaatgGATCATCCTCTTATACGGATAGTCAACCTATTGATG TATCACTGATCACCAGTAACAAAACTGTTAGTGGTAAACACACTACTAATACTGCTGCACTAGTTGGTGGAGTTGTTGGTGGAGTAATAGCTAAAATAATTCTGATAAGTGTTATCATCCTGGTGGTACGGCATTACAG GCTCCGAAGAAAGAAATCATTATCATCCAATGTACATGAGGTAGCTCCTTTGATGttagatgatgatgaagattATTATGATAACGATGATCAACAGTTACACATGCAGGATGTGTGTGATATTATGGAACCAGCAACTACCTCCAACCATGATAAAGTATCTACTATGGTGGAACTGGAAACTTAA
- the LOC136250296 gene encoding uncharacterized protein, with product MMFSTEEDIHNEYSNHPNPYCLFQYVASNNTSSTPPSTDHYNITLIGNLDRDSHYSSVSIHTLNVHCKWIPTAAYKSYHPANVNMLIINIPDDDVPLNIHNRVCACSSHGVHDCSIDVIGPVYPGQVLRAIMSLPYNKELSILYTETHAASLSSSACKVAHQDESLNALNEDCKTLNFTIVSNESKECELFLTAEPDMYLYYDAFYVQLLTCPAGFVLLNGVCDCDPLLTNGGIETCNIEEAAIKRSANSWISCYTLSNSSQCRYLFSFCPMDYCLPHSSALNLSNPDLQCQFNRSGILCSQCQHGLSMVFGSSRCMKCTNVHILITLIVIVAGIVLVVLLYLLNLTVTNGTINGIIFYANIVSINDSVFLVNDNVFKPLKVFISFINLDLGIETCYYNGMDSYAKMWLQLFFPLYLILIATFIIITSRYSYRIQRLTYTRSLPVLATLFLLSYTGILRAVSTVLFSYSTITELPSGHQQLVWSIDATVPLFGIKFTILFITCLGFFFLLVPFNLVLMFTRYLSYFKMINQFKPLLDAFQGSHKDSYYYWIAVHIVIRNIFLVFYAVSTSIRLAILAMFLVLFCAINGYIQPYKNKLVNVQELFLLVKLTILYGVGVCYQSSSNVFSITVNFIFIASLLHFITIVLYHFFTHTCHCDIMTTMLGIKKKLKKLCSSKEQHERVYNIQLLNIPERDYNYSEYREGLVSDDFCN from the coding sequence ATGATGTTTTCAACAGAAGAGGATATCCACAATGAGTATTCCAATCATCCTAATCCATATTGTCTTTTTCAGTATGTAGCATCCAATAACACATCAAGTACCCCACCATCAACTGATCACTACAACATCACCTTAATCGGAAATCTTGACAGAGATTCACACTACAGTTCTGTATCTATTCATACACTTAATGTTCATTGTAAATGGATACCCACAGCAGCATACAAGAGCTATCATCctgcaaatgtaaacatgttGATCATTAATATTCCAGATGATGATGTACCATTAAACATTCACAACAGGGTATGTGCATGCTCATCACATGGCGTACATGATTGCAGCATAGATGTGATAGGACCTGTGTATCCTGGACAAGTGTTAAGGGCTATTATGTCATTACCTTACAACAAGGAATTGTCAATACTGTACACTGAAACACATGCTGCTTCTTTATCTTCCTCAGCTTGTAAAGTTGCTCATCAAGATGAGTCATTAAATGCACTAAATGAAGACTGCAAAACACTTAATTTCACAATTGTTTCAAATGAAAGTAAAGAATGTGAGTTATTCTTAACAGCTGAACCTGATATGTACCTTTACTATGATGCGTTTTATGTGCAACTCTTAACATGCCCAGCAGGTTTTGTGCTACTTAATGGAGTTTGTGACTGTGATCCACTTTTAACTAATGGTGGTATagaaacttgcaacattgaagaAGCAGCTATCAAACGTTCTGCTAACAGTTGGATAAGTTGTTATACTTTGTCAAATAGTTCCCAATGCAGGTATTTATTCTCATTTTGTCCTATGGATTATTGCTTGCCACACTCATCAGCACTCAATTTGTCTAATCCTGActtacagtgtcagtttaataggAGTGGTATCTTGTGTTCACAATGTCAACATGGACTTAGTATGGTATTTGGATCATCAAGGTGTATGAAGTGTACTAATGTACATATTCTCATCACTCTCATAGTAATAGTGGCAGGAATTGTTTTGGTAGTATTACTTTATCTTCTCAATCTCACAGTTACTAATGGAACTATCAATGGAATAATATTTTATGCTAACATTGTTAGTATCAATGACTCTGTTTTCCTGGTAAATGATAATGTGTTTAAACCTCTTAAAGTGTTCATCTCTTTCATCAACTTAGATTTGGGTATTGAGACATGTTATTACAATGGGATGGACAGTTATGCTAAGATGTGGCTACAGCTATTCTTTCCATTGTATCTGATATTGATAGCTACTTTCATTATCATAACAAGTCGCTACTCCTACAGAATACAACGACTAACATATACTAGATCTCTtcctgtactagctacattgttcCTACTATCCTACACAGGTATCCTCAGAGCTGTATCAACAGTGTTGTTCTCTTATTCTACCATAACTGAACTACCAAGTGGTCATCAACAGTTAGTGTGGTCTATTGATGCCACTGTTCCATTGTTTGGAATAAAGTTTACCATACTGTTCATCACATGTCTTGGGTTCTTTTTCTTGTTGGTCCCATTTAATCTGGTCTTAATGTTTACAAGGTACTTATCATACTTTAAAATGATAAACCAGTTTAAGCCATTGTTGGATGCATTTCAAGGATCACACAAGGATAGTTACTACTACTGGATTGCAGTGCATATTGTAATAAGAAATATATTCTTAGTATTTTATGCAGTAAGCACAAGCATAAGATTAGCTATTTTAGCAATGTTTCTGGTATTGTTTTGTGCTATTAATGGATACATTCAACCTTATAAAAACAAGCTTGTAAATGTCCAAGAACTATTTCTGCTGGTAAAACTCACTATACTGTATGGTGTGGGTGTATGCTATCAAAGTAGTAGCAATGTGTTTTCTATCACAGTAAATTTCATATTCATTGCCAGTTTACTTCATTTCATCACCATTGTGCTTTACCATTTCTTCACCCACACATGCCACTGTGATATTATGACAACTATGCTTGGTATTAAAAAGAAGCTGAAAAAACTGTGTTCCAGTAAAGAACAACACGAAAGAGTATATAATATACAGTTGCTTAACATTCCTGAACGTGATTATAACTACAGTGAGTACCGTGAAGGACTTGTTAGTGACGACTTTTGCAACTGA